In the Prochlorococcus sp. MIT 1307 genome, one interval contains:
- the rplX gene encoding 50S ribosomal protein L24: MRIRKGDTVQVINGKDKGKTGEVLKTLPLENRVVVQGVNLRTRHVKPTQDGESGRIVTEEASLHASNVMIYSTAKKVASRVELIIEKDGTKKRRLKKTGELID; the protein is encoded by the coding sequence ATGCGAATCCGAAAAGGAGACACAGTGCAGGTGATTAATGGCAAAGATAAGGGTAAGACCGGTGAGGTCTTAAAAACATTGCCTCTTGAGAATAGGGTGGTTGTGCAAGGGGTAAACCTGCGTACTCGTCATGTCAAACCTACTCAGGATGGTGAGAGCGGCAGAATTGTTACCGAAGAAGCGTCATTGCATGCTTCCAACGTGATGATTTATTCCACAGCCAAAAAAGTCGCAAGCCGTGTGGAACTCATTATCGAAAAAGATGGGACTAAGAAGCGACGACTTAAAAAAACCGGAGAGTTGATTGATTAA
- the rpsQ gene encoding 30S ribosomal protein S17, whose translation MALKERVGTVVSDKMDKTVVVAVQNRFPHSTYQKIVSRTTRYKAHDAENNCRVGDRVRITETRPLSATKRWAVLEVLSHSANLQEVPK comes from the coding sequence ATGGCACTCAAGGAAAGGGTCGGCACTGTAGTCAGCGACAAGATGGATAAAACAGTGGTAGTTGCGGTACAAAACCGTTTCCCACATTCCACTTATCAAAAGATAGTTAGCCGGACCACTCGTTACAAGGCACATGATGCTGAGAACAACTGTCGCGTTGGTGACAGAGTTCGAATCACAGAGACTCGTCCTTTAAGTGCAACTAAGCGCTGGGCTGTTTTGGAAGTTCTCAGTCATAGTGCCAATTTACAGGAGGTTCCCAAATGA
- the rplP gene encoding 50S ribosomal protein L16, giving the protein MLSPKRTKFRKQHRGRMRGVATRGNKIAFGEFALQAQDCGWVTSRQIEASRRAMTRYVKRGGNIWIRIFPDKPVTMRPAETRMGSGKGNPEFWVAVVKPGRILFEMGGEEITEEIAREAMRLAQYKLPVKTKFLSLENQGQKTLSKQSSMPTTSEVTEEIS; this is encoded by the coding sequence ATGCTTAGTCCAAAACGCACAAAATTTCGCAAGCAACATCGGGGCCGGATGCGCGGTGTTGCAACTCGTGGCAACAAAATTGCCTTTGGAGAGTTTGCTTTACAAGCCCAAGACTGTGGCTGGGTTACATCCCGACAAATAGAAGCCAGCAGGAGAGCCATGACTCGTTACGTAAAACGGGGGGGCAACATCTGGATCAGGATTTTCCCTGATAAGCCAGTCACAATGAGACCTGCTGAAACTCGAATGGGATCTGGTAAGGGCAACCCAGAGTTCTGGGTTGCTGTTGTCAAGCCAGGGCGAATTCTTTTCGAAATGGGAGGTGAAGAGATTACAGAAGAAATTGCTCGGGAAGCAATGCGCTTAGCCCAATACAAGCTCCCTGTCAAAACTAAGTTCCTTTCCTTGGAAAATCAGGGACAGAAAACTCTTAGCAAACAATCTTCTATGCCAACAACATCAGAAGTAACTGAGGAGATTTCATGA
- the rplN gene encoding 50S ribosomal protein L14 — protein sequence MIQQETFLTVADNSGAKRIQCIRVLGSNRRYAHVGDVIVAAVKDAMPNMGVKKSEVVKAVVVRTKATMRRETGNSIRFDDNAAVLINEDKNPRGTRVFGPVARELRERNFTKIVSLAPEVI from the coding sequence ATGATTCAGCAGGAGACATTCTTGACTGTCGCTGATAACAGTGGCGCCAAGCGAATTCAGTGCATACGTGTCTTGGGTTCCAATCGACGTTATGCCCATGTAGGAGATGTAATTGTTGCTGCAGTGAAGGACGCTATGCCAAATATGGGAGTGAAGAAATCAGAGGTAGTCAAGGCGGTAGTGGTCCGTACAAAGGCAACTATGCGACGAGAGACTGGAAATTCAATCCGATTTGATGATAATGCTGCTGTTTTGATTAATGAGGATAAAAATCCTCGTGGGACAAGGGTTTTTGGCCCTGTTGCACGTGAGCTTCGTGAGCGCAATTTTACAAAGATTGTTTCTCTTGCACCGGAGGTTATTTAA
- the rplC gene encoding 50S ribosomal protein L3 yields MSIGILGKKLGMSQFFDDQGRAVPVTLIEAGPCRITQLKTSQTDGYAAVQIGFGLTREKLINQPAKGHLAKSGEEFLRHLREYRVEDLGGLELGSPITVDRFEAGQKVDVSGNSMGRGFSGYQKRHGFSRGPMSHGSKNHREPGSTGAGTTPGRIYPGKRMAGRYGGKKITTRGLTIIKIDSQRNLLVVKGSVPGKPGSFLNIRPANRVGSQPAKGGK; encoded by the coding sequence ATGTCTATAGGTATCCTCGGGAAAAAATTGGGTATGTCCCAATTTTTCGATGATCAAGGCAGAGCTGTTCCGGTCACCTTGATCGAGGCAGGACCTTGCCGAATCACCCAGCTGAAAACTTCTCAAACTGATGGTTATGCCGCAGTTCAGATTGGTTTTGGCTTGACTCGTGAAAAGCTTATTAATCAACCTGCCAAAGGACACCTTGCTAAGTCTGGTGAAGAATTTCTTCGCCATTTACGTGAATATCGCGTAGAGGACCTAGGAGGGTTGGAACTTGGCTCGCCCATTACTGTTGATCGCTTTGAAGCGGGTCAAAAGGTTGATGTGAGTGGAAATTCAATGGGTCGAGGGTTTTCTGGTTATCAGAAGCGCCATGGATTTAGTCGAGGTCCAATGAGTCACGGTTCAAAAAACCATCGTGAACCTGGTTCGACTGGAGCTGGAACTACACCTGGGCGGATTTATCCAGGGAAGCGAATGGCAGGTCGTTATGGCGGTAAGAAGATCACAACCCGTGGACTCACGATTATCAAAATTGATAGTCAAAGAAATCTTCTTGTAGTGAAGGGTTCTGTTCCTGGGAAACCAGGTTCCTTCCTAAATATCCGTCCCGCCAATCGGGTGGGTTCTCAGCCTGCTAAAGGAGGGAAGTGA
- the secY gene encoding preprotein translocase subunit SecY — MLVDRGRNPSAAEIITQLFRNKELRGRVLTTLSLLLLIRLGIYIPLPAIDREAFQSFIAQGGQLIGFLDIFTGGGISTLGIFALGILPFINASIIIQLLTAAIPQLEDLQKNEGEAGRRKLAQITRYVALGWGLLQSLVFASILRPYAIESLSSGAFVFQTALALVTGSMVVMWLSEIITEKGIGQGASLVIFLNIVATLPKALSSTIEKAQTGDRNDVVGIIVLLVVFLITIVGIIFVQEGARRLPIISAKRQIGGSSLLPNRQSYLPLKLNAGGVMPIIFASALIFLPLTIANFSKNSFLIKAASALSPGAANPWPYAIAFFGLIVGFAYFYASLTINPIDIAANLKRGGVAIPGVRPGSATSGYLSGVQNRLTLLGGLFLGSVAIIPSAVERATNVQTFQGLGATSLLILVGVAIDTAKQVQTYVISQRYEGLVRQ; from the coding sequence ATGCTCGTAGACCGGGGTCGTAATCCAAGTGCAGCTGAGATTATTACTCAGTTATTTAGGAACAAAGAACTTCGAGGAAGAGTTCTTACAACTTTAAGTTTGTTGTTGCTCATACGTCTTGGTATTTATATACCTCTTCCAGCGATTGATAGAGAGGCCTTTCAGAGCTTTATTGCACAAGGTGGTCAGTTGATTGGATTTTTGGACATTTTTACAGGGGGAGGTATTTCCACGTTAGGAATTTTTGCGCTTGGGATTCTTCCCTTTATAAATGCTTCGATAATTATTCAGTTACTTACCGCTGCAATCCCTCAACTAGAGGATCTTCAAAAAAATGAAGGTGAAGCAGGAAGGAGAAAATTAGCCCAAATAACTCGTTATGTTGCTTTGGGCTGGGGACTTCTCCAAAGTTTGGTTTTTGCTTCAATCCTTCGTCCATATGCAATAGAAAGTCTTAGCTCAGGGGCATTTGTTTTTCAGACTGCACTTGCATTGGTTACTGGGTCAATGGTAGTGATGTGGCTTAGTGAAATCATTACAGAAAAAGGGATAGGCCAAGGTGCATCATTAGTTATCTTTTTGAATATTGTTGCTACTCTTCCCAAGGCACTTAGCTCCACTATTGAAAAGGCTCAAACTGGAGATAGGAATGATGTAGTAGGAATAATTGTTTTATTAGTTGTTTTTTTGATAACTATTGTTGGGATCATATTTGTGCAAGAAGGTGCGCGAAGGTTGCCAATTATTAGTGCTAAAAGACAGATTGGTGGCAGTAGCCTTTTGCCTAATCGTCAGAGTTACCTTCCTTTGAAGCTTAATGCAGGTGGTGTGATGCCGATAATATTTGCCTCGGCTTTGATTTTTTTACCTTTAACAATTGCCAATTTCAGCAAGAACTCTTTTCTTATTAAAGCTGCAAGTGCATTAAGTCCTGGCGCAGCAAATCCTTGGCCTTATGCAATTGCTTTTTTTGGATTAATAGTTGGGTTTGCTTATTTCTATGCTTCATTAACTATTAATCCAATTGATATAGCTGCAAACCTTAAACGTGGAGGAGTAGCAATTCCTGGGGTAAGACCAGGAAGTGCTACTTCAGGCTACTTATCTGGAGTTCAAAATCGATTGACTTTGCTTGGTGGTTTGTTTTTGGGTTCGGTAGCGATTATCCCTTCAGCTGTAGAGAGAGCTACGAATGTGCAAACATTTCAAGGCCTTGGCGCTACTTCTTTGCTGATACTTGTTGGAGTGGCTATAGATACTGCTAAGCAAGTTCAGACTTATGTCATTTCTCAGAGGTATGAAGGATTGGTCCGTCAATAG
- the rpmC gene encoding 50S ribosomal protein L29 codes for MAKSDTSELRKLTESEITEQIDGIRRELFDLRFQKATSQLSNTHRFKEARTKLAQLLTVQNEQSRSNSST; via the coding sequence ATGGCCAAATCAGACACCTCAGAGTTGCGCAAGCTCACAGAATCAGAGATTACTGAACAGATTGATGGCATTCGTCGTGAGCTCTTTGATCTCCGCTTTCAAAAAGCGACCAGTCAGTTGAGCAACACACACCGCTTTAAAGAGGCCCGTACCAAGTTGGCTCAACTTTTGACGGTCCAAAATGAGCAATCACGCTCCAATTCCTCCACTTGA
- the rplR gene encoding 50S ribosomal protein L18 — translation MSILSRKQQTQKRHKRLRRNLNGTSDRPRLAIFRSNNHIYAQVIDDQAQNTLCAASTLDKDLRETLKTGGNNCDASSAVGELVAKRALEKGIQQVVFDRGGNLYHGRVKALASAAREAGLQF, via the coding sequence ATGTCTATTCTTTCTCGAAAACAACAAACTCAGAAGCGTCATAAGCGCCTGCGCCGCAACCTTAATGGAACATCAGATCGTCCAAGGCTTGCAATTTTTCGTTCTAATAACCATATTTATGCTCAGGTTATAGATGATCAGGCTCAAAATACACTTTGTGCTGCATCAACCTTAGATAAGGATTTACGGGAGACTTTAAAAACTGGTGGGAATAATTGCGATGCATCTAGTGCTGTTGGTGAGCTTGTCGCTAAACGTGCTTTAGAAAAGGGTATACAACAAGTCGTCTTTGATCGTGGCGGCAACCTCTATCACGGCAGGGTTAAAGCCCTCGCTAGTGCAGCCCGTGAAGCGGGCCTTCAATTTTGA
- the rpsS gene encoding 30S ribosomal protein S19: MGRSLKKGPFIADSLLRKVEKQNSDDDKSVIKTWSRASTILPMMIGHTIAVHNGKSHVPVFITEQMVGHKLGEFAPTRTFKGHIKDKKGGR; encoded by the coding sequence ATGGGACGTTCACTAAAAAAAGGACCTTTTATTGCTGACAGCCTTCTTCGTAAGGTTGAAAAGCAAAATTCAGATGATGACAAGTCTGTTATTAAAACCTGGTCTAGAGCTTCAACTATCTTGCCAATGATGATCGGCCACACAATCGCAGTTCATAACGGTAAGAGCCATGTGCCTGTATTTATCACAGAGCAAATGGTTGGTCATAAGCTAGGCGAATTTGCGCCTACTCGTACTTTCAAGGGTCATATCAAAGACAAGAAAGGAGGCCGCTAG
- the rplE gene encoding 50S ribosomal protein L5, whose translation MSLKQRYRETIQPKLLKDLSLSNIHQVPKVLKVNVNRGLGEAASNAKSLEASLAEIANITGQKALVTRAKKAIAGFKIREGMPIGCAVTLRGERMYAFLERLVNLALPRIRDFRGVSPKSFDGRGNYTLGVREQLIFPEISFDKIDAIRGMDITIVTSARNDEEGRALLREIGFPFRNN comes from the coding sequence ATGTCATTAAAACAGCGCTATCGGGAGACAATTCAGCCCAAATTGCTGAAAGATCTCAGTCTCTCGAACATTCATCAAGTCCCAAAGGTTCTCAAAGTCAATGTTAATCGTGGCTTAGGAGAAGCAGCTTCCAATGCCAAATCTTTGGAAGCTTCTTTGGCTGAAATAGCCAATATCACAGGACAAAAAGCATTGGTGACAAGAGCTAAGAAGGCAATTGCTGGTTTTAAAATTCGAGAAGGAATGCCAATAGGCTGCGCTGTCACCCTTAGGGGGGAACGCATGTACGCCTTTTTGGAACGACTTGTCAATCTTGCTCTACCAAGAATTAGAGATTTCAGAGGTGTGAGCCCTAAGAGCTTTGATGGTCGTGGTAATTACACCCTTGGGGTCAGAGAGCAGCTTATTTTTCCTGAGATTTCTTTTGACAAAATTGACGCTATTCGGGGGATGGACATCACCATCGTTACAAGTGCTCGCAACGATGAAGAGGGCCGAGCCCTCCTCCGCGAGATTGGATTCCCCTTCCGTAATAACTGA
- the rplO gene encoding 50S ribosomal protein L15: MTLRLDTLKANSGARRRKLRKGRGIAAGQGASCGFGMRGQKSRSGRPTRPGFEGGQMPLYRRVPKLKHFPLVNPKAFTVINVSALNELKPDSKVNLDSLVKEGLLTSPKHPLKVLGNGQLKVKLNVQASAFTASARSKIESVGGTCEVLT; encoded by the coding sequence ATGACACTTCGACTCGATACTCTCAAAGCAAACTCTGGAGCTCGTCGCCGTAAGTTGCGGAAAGGACGTGGTATAGCAGCTGGCCAAGGTGCAAGTTGTGGTTTTGGCATGCGTGGACAAAAATCAAGATCAGGGCGTCCTACTCGACCTGGTTTTGAAGGTGGTCAAATGCCTCTCTACAGACGCGTACCAAAACTCAAGCATTTCCCATTAGTTAATCCAAAAGCCTTTACTGTTATAAATGTGTCAGCTCTAAATGAACTCAAACCAGACAGTAAAGTGAATCTTGATTCACTTGTTAAGGAAGGACTGTTGACTAGCCCTAAGCATCCTCTCAAAGTACTTGGTAATGGGCAGCTAAAAGTTAAACTTAATGTACAGGCATCTGCGTTTACAGCTTCTGCTAGAAGCAAGATAGAGAGTGTTGGAGGAACTTGTGAAGTTTTGACTTAG
- a CDS encoding 50S ribosomal protein L23 — translation MTELFESRLADVIRRPLITEKATKALELNQYTFEVDHRAAKPDIKAAVEKMFDVRVVGVSTMNPPRKTRRVGRFSGKRAQVKKAVVRLAEGNSIQLFPES, via the coding sequence ATGACTGAGCTTTTTGAAAGCAGACTTGCGGATGTAATTCGACGACCATTAATTACTGAAAAAGCAACAAAGGCTCTTGAGTTAAATCAGTACACTTTTGAAGTCGATCATCGAGCTGCAAAACCTGATATTAAGGCAGCGGTTGAAAAGATGTTCGATGTGCGAGTAGTGGGAGTAAGCACAATGAATCCTCCTCGAAAGACTCGTCGAGTTGGTCGTTTCTCTGGTAAACGAGCCCAGGTAAAGAAAGCTGTTGTGCGCTTGGCTGAAGGCAACAGTATTCAATTGTTCCCTGAGTCCTAA
- the rpsH gene encoding 30S ribosomal protein S8: MANHDPISDMLTRIRNASQKRHETTRVPASRMSRSIAKVLRQEGFISEISEEGEGISTQLILGLKYSGKHRYPTIRSMQRVSKPGLRIYKNTRGLPKVLGGLGVAIISTSKGVMSDRDARKQGVGGEVLCYVY; encoded by the coding sequence ATGGCAAACCACGATCCAATTTCAGACATGCTCACTCGCATACGTAATGCGAGTCAAAAACGACATGAGACTACGCGTGTTCCTGCATCACGCATGTCTCGCAGTATTGCAAAAGTGCTGCGACAAGAGGGCTTTATTTCAGAAATCAGTGAAGAAGGTGAAGGAATTAGTACGCAGTTAATTCTTGGGTTGAAGTACAGCGGTAAGCATCGTTATCCAACAATCCGCTCTATGCAAAGGGTTAGTAAGCCTGGACTTCGTATTTATAAAAATACTCGTGGACTTCCCAAAGTTTTGGGAGGATTAGGAGTTGCCATCATTTCAACCTCTAAAGGGGTGATGAGTGATCGGGATGCTCGTAAACAAGGTGTTGGGGGAGAAGTCCTCTGCTATGTGTACTGA
- the rplV gene encoding 50S ribosomal protein L22, which translates to MTTSTPNSTSIAKAHGRYIRGSVSKVRRVLDQIRGRTYRDALIMLEFMPYRSTGPITKVLRSAVANAEHNLGLDPASLVITSAIADMGPSMKRYRPRAQGRAFQIKKQTCHISIAVAAPSES; encoded by the coding sequence ATGACAACCTCAACTCCTAATTCAACTTCTATAGCAAAAGCTCATGGCAGATATATACGTGGATCTGTCTCAAAAGTAAGACGTGTTCTTGATCAAATTCGTGGTCGAACTTATCGGGATGCATTGATAATGCTCGAATTTATGCCCTATCGCTCCACTGGCCCGATCACTAAGGTGCTGCGTTCAGCTGTTGCCAATGCGGAGCATAATCTTGGGCTGGACCCTGCTTCCCTGGTCATCACCAGTGCAATAGCAGACATGGGCCCTTCTATGAAGCGCTATAGGCCTCGAGCTCAAGGCCGTGCTTTTCAGATCAAGAAACAGACCTGCCATATCAGCATTGCTGTGGCGGCTCCCTCCGAATCCTGA
- the rplB gene encoding 50S ribosomal protein L2: MAIRSFRPYTPGTRTRVVTDFSEVTARKPERSLLVAKHRRKGRNNRGVITCRHRGGGHKRLYRVVDFRRNKHGISAKVAAIHYDPHRNARLALLFYSDGEKRYILAPAGIKIGQQVISGSEVPIEIGNAMPLSAVPLGSDVHCVELYAGRGGQMVRTAGASAQVMAKEGDYVALKLPSTEVRLVRRECYATLGEVGNSENRNTSLGKAGRRRWLGRRPQVRGSVMNPCDHPHGGGEGRAPIGRAGPVTPWGKPALGLKTRKRNKPSNRYVLRKRRRISKRSRGGRDS; encoded by the coding sequence ATGGCAATTCGTTCTTTTCGTCCCTATACCCCAGGCACTCGTACAAGAGTAGTTACTGATTTCAGTGAAGTAACCGCTCGGAAGCCTGAACGTTCTCTTCTGGTTGCAAAGCACCGTCGAAAGGGACGTAATAATCGAGGAGTTATTACATGTCGCCATAGAGGAGGTGGACATAAGCGCTTATATAGGGTTGTTGATTTTCGACGGAATAAGCACGGAATCTCCGCGAAAGTCGCAGCTATTCATTACGATCCCCATCGCAATGCCCGTTTGGCTTTGCTGTTTTATTCCGATGGAGAGAAGCGTTATATTTTGGCTCCAGCTGGTATCAAGATTGGGCAACAAGTTATCTCCGGTTCAGAAGTTCCAATTGAGATTGGCAATGCAATGCCCCTTTCGGCGGTTCCTCTTGGATCAGATGTGCATTGTGTAGAGCTTTATGCGGGCCGAGGCGGGCAAATGGTTCGCACTGCTGGGGCAAGTGCTCAGGTTATGGCTAAAGAGGGTGATTATGTAGCCCTTAAATTGCCTTCTACAGAAGTTCGATTAGTACGTCGTGAGTGTTACGCGACTCTTGGGGAAGTGGGCAACTCTGAAAATCGAAACACTAGTCTTGGAAAAGCCGGGAGAAGACGCTGGTTGGGAAGACGCCCGCAGGTTCGAGGCAGTGTGATGAATCCGTGCGATCACCCTCATGGTGGTGGTGAAGGTCGAGCACCTATTGGACGAGCAGGCCCTGTTACGCCTTGGGGTAAACCTGCACTTGGGCTGAAGACACGAAAGCGGAACAAGCCCAGTAATAGGTATGTTCTTAGGAAACGTCGACGTATCTCCAAACGGAGTCGCGGGGGAAGGGATTCCTAA
- the rpsC gene encoding 30S ribosomal protein S3: MGHKIHPTGLRLGITQEHRSRWYAPSKTYPILLQEDDRIRRFITKKYGTAGISDVLIARKADQLEVELKTARPGVIVGRQGSGIEDLRSGIQKTIGDRSRQVRINVVEVERADADAFLLAEYIAQQLEKRVAFRRTIRMAVQRAQRAGVLGLKIQVGGRLNGAEIARTEWTREGRVPLHTLRAEIDYATKVATTTYGVLGIKVWIFKGEVLAKEDQPLPVGTSPRRRGNRRPQQFEDRSNESS; the protein is encoded by the coding sequence ATGGGACACAAAATCCATCCAACTGGTTTACGCCTTGGGATTACCCAGGAACATCGTTCTCGTTGGTACGCTCCTAGCAAGACTTATCCAATTCTTCTGCAAGAGGATGACAGGATTCGTCGATTCATTACTAAAAAATATGGTACAGCAGGCATTAGTGATGTCTTGATTGCTCGCAAAGCAGATCAGCTTGAAGTTGAGCTGAAGACTGCTCGACCTGGAGTAATTGTGGGCCGTCAGGGTAGTGGTATTGAAGATCTTCGTTCTGGTATTCAGAAGACCATTGGAGATAGAAGCAGACAGGTAAGGATTAACGTTGTAGAAGTTGAGCGAGCAGATGCAGACGCATTCCTTTTGGCAGAATACATAGCCCAACAGCTTGAAAAGAGGGTAGCTTTTCGCCGCACAATTCGTATGGCAGTGCAGCGGGCTCAAAGAGCAGGAGTTCTTGGATTAAAAATTCAAGTCGGTGGTCGATTAAATGGTGCTGAAATTGCTCGTACTGAATGGACCAGAGAGGGCCGTGTTCCACTTCATACCCTTCGGGCTGAGATTGATTATGCAACGAAGGTTGCAACCACCACTTATGGAGTTTTAGGCATCAAAGTGTGGATTTTTAAAGGGGAAGTGCTTGCGAAAGAAGATCAGCCATTGCCAGTGGGTACAAGCCCTCGGCGAAGGGGTAATCGAAGACCCCAACAGTTTGAAGACCGCTCAAATGAAAGTTCATAA
- the rpsE gene encoding 30S ribosomal protein S5: MTEPNSQSKSKEVPAADVPAAAESQQGQEQQQNQQQQQRRGGRGERRGRRGDRRGQDRDSEWQERVVQIRRVSKTVKGGKKMSFRAIVVVGNERGQVGVGVGKAGDVIGAVRKGVADGKKHIVKVPLTRNSSIPTLSNGRDGAASVLIRPAAPGTGVIAGGSIRTVLELAGIKNVLAKRLGSKTPLNNARAAMVALASLRTHKQTAKERGISLQQIYS, encoded by the coding sequence ATGACCGAACCAAACTCACAGTCCAAATCTAAAGAAGTCCCTGCAGCAGACGTGCCAGCAGCCGCTGAAAGCCAACAAGGCCAAGAACAACAGCAAAATCAGCAGCAGCAGCAACGCCGAGGTGGGCGAGGAGAGCGACGTGGCCGACGAGGAGACCGACGTGGTCAAGACCGTGATTCCGAATGGCAAGAGCGTGTTGTGCAAATTCGCCGGGTTTCTAAAACGGTCAAGGGAGGTAAAAAAATGAGTTTTAGAGCAATTGTTGTTGTTGGTAATGAGCGTGGCCAAGTTGGCGTAGGAGTTGGAAAGGCAGGTGATGTGATTGGTGCAGTTCGAAAGGGAGTAGCTGATGGTAAGAAGCATATTGTTAAGGTTCCTTTAACTCGAAATAGTTCTATTCCTACGCTTTCGAATGGGCGCGACGGTGCCGCTAGTGTTCTTATTCGACCTGCTGCTCCAGGTACTGGAGTAATTGCTGGAGGTTCAATTCGTACTGTTCTAGAACTAGCTGGAATTAAAAATGTTCTTGCTAAGAGACTTGGCAGTAAAACACCGCTTAATAATGCAAGGGCTGCCATGGTTGCTTTAGCTAGTCTCCGGACTCATAAGCAGACAGCAAAAGAACGAGGGATCTCCCTCCAGCAGATCTACTCTTGA
- the rplD gene encoding 50S ribosomal protein L4, protein MASCVVRDWQGNESGEANLDLNVAKESSAVDLMHRSILRQQAHSRQGTASTLTRAEVRGGGRKPYKQKGTGRARQGSIRTPLRPGGGIIFGPKPRTYNLAMNRKERRLALRTALMARIEDWIVVKDFGKALKAPKTSEISSALDRFGIASESKVLIILRNPSEIIRRSIRNLEKVKLIAADQLNVFDLLNAHSLVIGEEALSTIQEVYGND, encoded by the coding sequence ATGGCTAGTTGTGTTGTACGAGATTGGCAAGGAAACGAATCTGGAGAGGCTAATCTTGATTTAAATGTCGCGAAGGAATCCTCTGCCGTTGACCTAATGCATAGGTCGATTCTTCGTCAGCAGGCTCATAGTCGGCAGGGAACGGCCAGTACCCTTACTAGGGCGGAAGTCAGAGGTGGAGGTCGTAAACCCTATAAGCAAAAGGGAACTGGCCGGGCTAGACAAGGTTCAATTCGAACTCCCTTACGTCCCGGTGGTGGAATTATCTTCGGGCCCAAACCTCGTACTTATAACCTTGCAATGAACCGCAAGGAACGTCGACTTGCTTTGCGCACAGCTTTAATGGCTCGCATAGAAGATTGGATAGTTGTTAAAGATTTTGGTAAAGCTCTAAAAGCTCCAAAAACTAGCGAGATCAGTTCTGCATTAGACCGTTTCGGAATCGCATCTGAGTCCAAAGTTTTGATTATCCTTAGAAATCCGTCCGAGATTATTAGGCGTTCAATACGCAATCTTGAGAAGGTCAAGTTGATTGCTGCAGATCAACTCAACGTTTTTGATTTGCTTAATGCTCATTCGCTTGTAATCGGAGAAGAGGCTCTTTCAACTATTCAGGAGGTCTATGGCAATGACTGA
- the rplF gene encoding 50S ribosomal protein L6, with protein sequence MSRIGKQPIPIPEKVAVTFDGLSVKVKGPKGELNRTLPDGVSITQVENSIVVAPTTDKRKSRELHGLCRTLVANMIEGVSKGYTRNLEIVGVGSRAQLKGKNLVVSAGFSHPVEVIPPAGISFAVANNTNVTVSGTDKEIVGNEAAKIRAIRPPEPYKGKGIKYAGERILRKAGKSGKK encoded by the coding sequence ATGTCTCGTATCGGAAAACAACCAATTCCAATTCCTGAAAAGGTAGCTGTTACATTTGACGGCCTTTCTGTCAAAGTAAAAGGCCCAAAAGGAGAGTTAAATCGTACCCTCCCTGATGGTGTGAGTATTACTCAAGTAGAAAACAGTATTGTTGTCGCACCCACAACCGATAAGCGTAAGTCTCGAGAGCTTCACGGACTATGTAGGACACTGGTGGCCAATATGATTGAAGGTGTGAGTAAGGGATATACCCGCAACTTGGAAATTGTAGGAGTGGGTTCACGTGCTCAGTTAAAAGGAAAAAACCTTGTTGTTAGTGCTGGGTTCAGTCATCCAGTAGAAGTTATCCCTCCGGCAGGAATTAGCTTTGCTGTCGCAAATAACACAAATGTCACTGTTTCAGGAACCGATAAGGAGATTGTTGGAAATGAAGCAGCCAAGATTCGTGCAATCAGGCCTCCTGAGCCTTATAAGGGCAAAGGGATTAAGTATGCGGGCGAACGAATACTTAGAAAAGCTGGTAAGTCCGGCAAGAAGTAG